The genomic region AATTGCTTTTATTACATAATTTCACTATACTTAATTCCAAGAAATACAAGGAAGGAACATTTTACAATACTGTACAAACCCAAAATCTCTGGGCCATTTGCTATTTGACTTCATCACTAGTTTTTTTCTCTACAATTTGAATCTGAAACCCTGACTTCTGCCAACATAAATAAACTagaaaatttttatatttttatccaTTAAGCTGATAAAGCAAGAAAATAGAGCTCATGAGGGGTAAGGGAATTCAGAGGAGCATTTCCAGCTGTTTGTAAATTTGTATTATGTAACTTTACGTCACAAGAAGATTGTAGCTTAAAGGCACACAACCATCTAATCTTTTGGCTTAATTTGGACCAAACTTGAAAATCAATACAACTCAGGATTTGAAAATACCATTCCTACTTTGCATCTGTATATTTCAAACAAACATACTCCCTCTAGAATTCTTTAGGAGAAATAAAACTTGGCAAGAACAATGGCAAGAACAGCAGCCTTAGGCTTTGGGATGGCTGCCCAGTGATCTGCAAGCAGGGGGAGAGTAGATACAGGGGGCAAGTAGATGGAATACAGCACAGGGAATACCTGTAGTAGTAAGAAATCATACCCCAAAGTGTGTTTTCTACTTCTGCCCAGAGTGAGACACTCAGAACTGACATGTACACAGACACATGAAATGGGCACAGCATGAACTGGTAACAGCAGAGGAGAACACAGCAGGAAGAGAGGCAGTTTACTTCACAGCAAAACCTGATGCACTGCTGAAGAGTACAGAGCTGCTTCTGTGCTACAGCATTTCCTACAGCAAGTCTAGATGCTGGAGCCACAGTTTCAAATATAGAACACTGTACTCCCAAAACCACCAGTCAACCCTACTCTCCTTGCTACTCAGACTTCTCTCTATTGAGCAGCTGAAAACAAGTAAAACACTGGCTGAAAGCAATTTTGCTGTATAACTAGTTACTTGACAAGAGCATCAATATTAAAGtttgctcttcttttttttttaataatgaagaCTCTTCTCAGTAAAAGAAGATTCAGAGAAGAATTtttacattattaaaaaaaaaccaaaaggcaAAATTTTATTCatctttcattatttatttcttgGGTTTTTCCCTGGATGGAATATGCATATTGCTATTGCTCACTAAGAATgacacacagaatcacagaatggtttgggtaggaagggaccctaaagctcatccaggtccactcccctgccatgggcatggaCACCTTCCAGTAGACCAGGCtgtgggacacttccagggatggagcagccacagcatctCTGACAAGGTGTTTGTATGAAGTGTTTTCCTCTTGGATAATCCCAACATACCATGCTGCATTTCTACAAGGGAGAGGTTGAATATCTGCTGGACGATGTTTAGGCGGAGTTTACCACCACAGAGGAGAACAGCCCGACTTTCATCTGCATCACTTTTGGAAAGCTGCCTCTGAAAATGCAAGCAACAGTCATCAGCTACTGTGATGTATAGTTAAAATGGCATTAATCACAACAGGATCACAGACGTGTCTTCAGTGgcattatttacagaaagtCAAATGCTCCACACATTCAGGCCCATTTGCAAGATTTATCCTTTGAAGTCTCAGCTGTCAAAGTGTTCATGAGTGACAGCAGCAAGGAACAATACTTATCCAGCATGTCAGAACAGGGGAGAAAATccactgctgctggagaaaCCACGAGCTTCATCCACAGCACAATCCTCATCCACATCCTTCCATCTGTGAAGGACTTCCCCAAGGAGCTTGAATGCTGGGGTGAGGAACAGACTCACAAGTCAGAAGGGCTTATTTGTCCCACCCCTGACCATCACTGCTCCAAGCCTTAAATCCAAAAAGCATCTTCAAAGAATATGCCCAGTTGGGCACAGGAAGgcattttttaaatctgttaTTACAATTATTAAATGTTTACAATGGAAAACAGTGAAGAGAGTGAGGGAATATGATCTAGAACTTGAATTCAATGCTACAAAAGTTGGGACTTTTTTTCAGTAATAAAGCTTAAAAGTAAGAGCTAATTGAAAGGAAAATGGCAGGTTAAATTACTTTGAATATTGACTAAGGTTAATTATTCTGAATTCTAGAAATGACATAGTAGATCTCTGCCAGGTTTTGATAATCAGGTAATTTACCCTTTCTAGCATGAGATTTGCAAGAGCAAATCTTTCAGCCAAACAATGTGTTTTTCATGTGAAATTTCACTTTAAATCCATTTTTAAGCCATGTTAATGGAATTATCTATTGTGTCCCTAAAGGTCTCTTTCCTCCTTGGATGGTGCTCTCAATGCTAATTAGCAACATTTCTGTTTCAAAGCCAAGGcaatttgcttttgtttcagtcttcattattttagttttcctcacaggagagcgGGAGATTGATACCAATTCCCACACATGGAAATCTTCACTTGTCTAAATTTCTATACAGAAAGCTTTAGGTGTTGCCTAGGAAAAGCATTCCCTTCCTAGATCTCTATAAAGGGCTTTAATTCTGCAGCTGGGCTGCAATATGTGAGTCCTCTTGAgtccctgcagcctcactgcagagctgagaaGTTTGGCCCACGGTGAGGTGGGGCAGGGAGCTTCACATTCCAGGATATCCCATTGCTTTAAAAACACTGGAAGCCTGCAGAGTAATGGGATTTATAATCATATATAAATACCTGCAGAAACAGGATGGAAATCTAATCCTACTGACTGTTACCTGAGCATTACAAAGAACATACAGCCACAAACAGGCTTCACCATTAAGGCTTCCAATATTAAAATTACCTGGCAGGTGATTTTAATAAATGATGGTTCCTGAGAAGATGGGTACACTGCAAGATTTCTCTTCCCAGATTTTAGCAGCTCAGTTAATTCAGAAAGATGGTGCTGCAATTCTGCGAAGTTACCAGAcaatttttccacatttttcaaaaagtaaCTCGCCTCCTTCTCACTGAAGAGGTTATTCTTGTAAGAATTGGGTATTTTGGAAGCTGCCTCATGCTGCCTTTTTGGGGACGTTGGCCTGTTTGAAGCATTAGATAGTGCCACGCTCCGATTAACTGGCTCAGCATCCAGAGTCTCGACAGCTGGAGGAAAATTCATGGaaatctttttctctttgaGGTCGCTGATGTTCAACACCAAGTTTTGTTCATAAGCAGGACTCTTGATTTCTTCAATGAGTTTCCTTCGGCTTGTGGGGGACTGAAGGGCAGAGCGATCTGGAATCAGGAGCCCACGGCTGAGTGGGTGGACATCTCTAGAGGGATCAGGAGTAACACTGGAAAGGTTCAAACTGGAGCTGCCATCAGCTGACACAGCCTTTGAAGGACACATTTCAAGTATCAGTTCTTTAATCATCAATCGGATCATGTATTTGTCTGATCttgaagaaggaagaaaagcagggtCAGAGAATTTTTGTCTTCCAACCAGTATCAGTAACAATTTATTGGTCAAGAAGCACAACCCCTTCGGCTTCTCGCTTTTCTCTAGCTGAATTTGTTGAATATTAGGTAAATTGGATGAAGTCAGTGAATAGACTAAAATAACATTACAAGTATTGGAGGCAACAGATACAGTTTGAGTTTTGGAGTCAAAAGCCATTATATCAGGAACAAGAATGCCTGGGATGCTCACTTTTTTAGTAGTGGTAACCTTTCTTTCAAAAGTCACCAAGATGAGGTGTGAGGAATCTTGGCCACTTCCCGTCAGGTAGTCCTTGGGCCTCAGGTGGAGGAGAGGGCTGGAATCAGCACTCTGCTTGCTAGAAAGTATGTGAGTTAGATCCACAGGAGATGTAACTACAGGCAAGGGCTTCTCAGAGTCCAGTGACTTCTTCCCCCCATCCAAAGAATACTCTTCCTCCCCACACAAGCTGGACTGTGAGGGGAAGGACTCGGTTTCAACACTTGATGGAACTTCAAAGGCAACACCAGCATTTAAGCCACAGATCTTGTCCAGAGGGAGCTCGGTGGCAACAGCAACTTGTAAATTCTGCGTAGCTTCCACGGCACAGATGTAGCCTCCCACATCAAAGATTGGGCAAAAAGAGCAAGCGCTGAGTGTCTTCTGAGCATCATCCCAAATGTAGGAATGGAGGGCACTGCCCACCCCCACAACCAAGCGGTTGCCTTCCTTGGTCCAACAGGCGCAGTGGATGAGCCCGCTGCCCTTGATGTCCGCGTTAATCCTGGAGCTGTCGAGGTGGACAGAGGGCAGGACGGAGGCGTCCCGGGTGGTCAGCACGGCCAACACCTCCTTGCTGGGATGCCACACGCAGCCCTGGGGGAGCACGGGATAGGGCTCGCTGATGTCGCAGACCTGGGAAACGAGGAGCTTGTTCCTGTCGGCGCCGTtgaagcagagctgccagatGGTGATGTGCTTTTTGTGCTGCAcggccagcagggctggggcctcGGCGGGACAGGGGCCCCAGTAGAGCCCGTGCACGTGCTCAAACTGACCCACCACGCTGGAGTCACCGAAGGTGGGCTCCCCGTTGTGCAGGTGCAGCGCGGTCAGGATCACCTGCTTGCCGTCCGTCCAGGCCAGCCCGTGCACCGGGTGGATGGCCTGGTGCAAGGCGTTGAGGCCGGTGCGCAGGAGCTTCgcctttcccagctccatggCTTTCAAAGTGGAACATCTACACAGAGCagaatgagaaggaaaaagaaattattgtaGAGGACGGTACCTGGATTACCATTTAGCTTATGACCCTGCCAGTGCTGGACTCTTCCTTCCAGTGAAGTCAATATAAACATAATGTTCACCTATGCTTAATTCCCAGCCCAGTAATTTTTTGTTTATGATGTTTCCACCATGAAATGCAATTTTAAGAGAAAGAAGCTTTGCTGTTTCTATAGCCTTACTGTCAGatttctgctgcatttccatCACAAGATCAGTCCCTACATTCTAATCAGTAATTCGCTGTTCTcagattattttctgtttatttcaatATCAACAATTCTCAAAATATTGCTGCTCTCAACTTCCTGGAGCAGTTGTGGCCAGATGAAGTCATCCCTGACAAGTATAACCAAGCATTAATGTATTATCTACAAATCTGATCCTGTATTAAGCGTGTGAGAAGGAGGCATTTGGATGGTTATCCCAGAAAGCTGTCTAAGAAAGCAAATGCAATTTTGAAGAGAATTAGGATGAAAGCAGATTTTTCtgaggaaatgaaagaaaaaataatttaaaagaaggCATACACAAGGCATCAACACTTGGGAAAACTTCAGGATTTTACACTAACTTCTAGTTTTTGAGCTGTGAGCAATCCCTACTCCGTGCACAAAAGCCAGTTGAAAGGAATCGATGGTTTCCTAATTTGAGATCTGCACAAAATTTGGCTCAGATGTAAAGCCATGGCACAGAATGAGCTGCAGTTTTAGTAGGaaacaagaagaacaagaaagttGTTTGAGACTAAAAACTGTCAAACTGGAAGAGTTTATCACAATGTGCGGGGCCTGGCACCACTCAGTATTTTAATTATGTGTGGATGACCCTAAACTTGAAGGAAGAGGATTGCAAGAAtggatttaaaatataaaaattgtaTAGAAAGTTATGTTATTATGACCAAAGTAACTTCTCAACCTAATAACAAGTGCAAGATAATAtacttactaaaaaaaaaacccaccaactTGGATACCTCTCCAGGAATAATTCCCTGGGTAGAGGTATAGCAAAAAAGGATGTGGCTTACAATAAATCACAAACTGAATATTTCAGTAATGTGAGATATGTAGCCAAGTAAGAATAATTCATTCTGGAATGTTTTAAGAGGGATGGAGATACACAAGGGAGATAACTGCCCTACTTCCTCATTGCTAACAGCACCTCCATTGAACCTCCTTCTGAGTTGAAGATGATAGAAATGCTCAACAAAGCTAAGGGATCAGAGAAACACAGGAAGTGGGTTCTCTGTCTGGAGAAGACTGTGAGTGGGAACCAGAGAACATTCACCAGCCCAGTGACAGAACATCCATCCACTGGTCTCCAGGTATACTCTGGACAGGGCATGATAATAATCAGCTTAGTTTCAACAAAGATTTAGGTCAGCTATTAAGGAAAAATTCTGACTATATGTAATAGCTAAGCATTGAAGCAGGTTACCttggagaggaggggaaggcgCTACATGAATTTCATAATCTGTAAGAGCCAATTAAGGAAATGTCTGTCAGGGATAAGTTTAAGCACACAGAATCCTGCCTCACAGGAGAACACTCAAGATACTTCCAATGCAACTTCTCCACCATCTACCTGGCCTCTCCTCTATAACCAACTCAGTCCTGTTAAGCAGTCACCAGTTCCAGGAAAATTAACATTGGATGTTCCCTGTGCTCAGAACCCACTCTGCTGGTCAATACTTACTGATGGCAGGGAGATGCGAGAGAATGTGCCTCACAAGGCACTGAAAGATGCTAAAGCCTCCTGGGCCGTCTGGAGATGTTCCTGTGTCACAACGGGCGTTGTCACTATCCCAGCTGCcctggaaaagcaaaaagaGCAAGAGTGGCCAGTGCATTCCTGTGTCCAAAGCCACACCGCCTCCTgcagcgcccggcccggccgtaGCTCCCCGGGCAGGTGTCACACTACAGGCCGGGTGTCGGCGAAACGCGGTGCCCGTCCcacccccagggacagaggAGCCGCTCTAGGGACCCCCCTGCACGGAGCGGCCAGGGCAGCGGCGGGCCGGGGAGCCCGCACAAACCTCCCGCCTGCGCCGCCGCTGCCTGCGCgggcccgcccgccccgctcctCCCCGCCTCCCGCCGCCTCTCCGCCCCGCCGCGGCCGCGCTCACCCGCCCTGCcggcggcccggccccgctccgctgAGGCggccccaggccctgcagccccGGCGGCGCTGGGCTGTGGCGGGCACCGCCTTCCCGCAGGGCCCGGCCCGCCCCTCTCCGCGCCGCCCGGCCCAGCGCGGTCCAGCTCCGCCCGGCCGCGGGGGGCGCCGGCGCCGCTCCGCCCGCCCGGCCGCTCTGTGGTGGCGGCGGCGCTCTATGGCCCCGCGGGTGGGGCCTGCACGGGGCGGGCGCCTCGGCCGCTGCCGCCCCCGATCCCCGCAGCGCCCCTGAGGGGCCGCGGACGCTGGGCGGGCGGCGGGAGGGGATGAGGAGTCATAAATCAGAGCATATCTGCAGCTGGGAGGCACCCATCGAGCCCAGCTCTTGTGCGCAGCACACCCCAAGAATCGCGCCGTGTGCCTGGGAACGCTTCCTCAACTCAGGCTTGGTGCTCGGACcgctgccctgcagagcctgttccagtggcCAGCCACTCTCTGGGTGCAGAGCcctttcctgatatccagcgtaaacctcccctgacacatcTCCATGCCGTTCTCCCGGCTCCTGTTACTGCTTGCCAGGGGGATCGGTGTCTGCCCCTCTGCTGGCCCTCATGAGGATGTTGAAGATCACAATGAGAtgtcccctcagtctcctccaggttGGAcaaaccaagtgacctcagctgctcctcataaggCTTTCCTTCCATACCCTTGCCATCCTTGTGGCCCTCCTTCAGATGTCCTTTTTATATTGTGACACTCAGAACTGCACATGGAACTCGAGGTGCAGCCACACCAGTGCAGAACAGAgagggacaatcccctcccttgaccAGCGATcagtgctgtgcctgatgcaccccagggtATGGTTGGCTTCAAGCAAAGCATCACCTGCCAGGCTAAGGAGGTGATTGTCCTGCTCTTGTCATTTCCATTGTCCCCAGGGGTAATCCACCGTGTGACACTTCCACACAGGACCTCCAGCCTGCTTACACCCATGTGGCTCCTGGAGAGGCCTG from Agelaius phoeniceus isolate bAgePho1 chromosome 3, bAgePho1.hap1, whole genome shotgun sequence harbors:
- the LOC129118571 gene encoding WD repeat and coiled-coil-containing protein, giving the protein MELGKAKLLRTGLNALHQAIHPVHGLAWTDGKQVILTALHLHNGEPTFGDSSVVGQFEHVHGLYWGPCPAEAPALLAVQHKKHITIWQLCFNGADRNKLLVSQVCDISEPYPVLPQGCVWHPSKEVLAVLTTRDASVLPSVHLDSSRINADIKGSGLIHCACWTKEGNRLVVGVGSALHSYIWDDAQKTLSACSFCPIFDVGGYICAVEATQNLQVAVATELPLDKICGLNAGVAFEVPSSVETESFPSQSSLCGEEEYSLDGGKKSLDSEKPLPVVTSPVDLTHILSSKQSADSSPLLHLRPKDYLTGSGQDSSHLILVTFERKVTTTKKVSIPGILVPDIMAFDSKTQTVSVASNTCNVILVYSLTSSNLPNIQQIQLEKSEKPKGLCFLTNKLLLILVGRQKFSDPAFLPSSRSDKYMIRLMIKELILEMCPSKAVSADGSSSLNLSSVTPDPSRDVHPLSRGLLIPDRSALQSPTSRRKLIEEIKSPAYEQNLVLNISDLKEKKISMNFPPAVETLDAEPVNRSVALSNASNRPTSPKRQHEAASKIPNSYKNNLFSEKEASYFLKNVEKLSGNFAELQHHLSELTELLKSGKRNLAVYPSSQEPSFIKITCQRQLSKSDADESRAVLLCGGKLRLNIVQQIFNLSLVEMQHGSSWIILTADSEGFIPLMFTSTQEILIRDATAKGYSARSSKTLDIISSTQGCRSTSSESLDITSSLEVLRDCSSKTLDSISPSEQPSNKM